One segment of Alnus glutinosa chromosome 2, dhAlnGlut1.1, whole genome shotgun sequence DNA contains the following:
- the LOC133860566 gene encoding probable leucine-rich repeat receptor-like protein kinase At1g35710, whose protein sequence is MKPSLSISIVVVACILLYGTYLDSAASESSALSLEAKALLESRWWGSANTSNVPHCYWNGIMCNTNGSIIWIAMAYQLHSPVKLKLNFSSLPNLVRLDLSFNGLSGPIPPTLGHLTNLKYLYLHNNNLSGPIPSTLGHLTNLIYLLLRNNRIHGSIPLEIGNMENLRYMSLKNNNLSGYIPGEMGNLKKLTHLVLESNNLTGSIPTQLTNCHSLERLLLSNNSFHGSVPYEIRHLTFLATINLSHNFISGKIPLDLWGLPVLVVLDLSYNNLSGNVPLSFTSITHINLSYNSLSGQIPDSYQNHTSDTLIGNKDLCGDFVGFSPCLSLSPPSLSHSLVSNKSVIPKVKIIAPISIFLGFLVLGGFCFFLSKRVVKKTQSMSTERKNGNLFSIWNYDGNIAYEDIIQATEDFDIKYCIGTGGYGSVYKAELPGGKVVALKKLHRLEAENPAFDKSFKNEIKVLTEIRHRNIIKLYGFCLHKRCMFLVYEYKERGSLFCVLNDEIEAVELDWSKRVNIIKDTAHALSYMHHECIPTIVHRDISSNNILLNNKLEAFVSDFGTAKFLDPDSSNQTLVAGTYGYIAPELAYTMKVTEKCDVYSFGVMALEILMGRYPTELLTSLSSSSSQNVMLYEILDQRLSPPNHLVAHDIFLVATIAFACVHTKPKSRPIMKCVSQEFLSRRKPIAKPLHAYSLWELRNQEMYMVGSGDETQL, encoded by the exons ATGAAACCCTCTCTTTCCATTTCCATTGTGGTCGTAGCATGTATCTTGTTGTATGGAACTTATTTGGATAGTGCCGCATCTGAATCATCGGCACTATCACTAGAAGCAAAGGCTCTGCTGGAGAGTCGGTGGTGGGGGAGTGCCAACACCAGCAACGTTCCTCATTGTTACTGGAATGGTATTATGTGCAATACTAATGGAAGCATCATTTGGATTGCAATGGCTTATCAGCTCCATTCTCCAGTTAAGTTAAAACTCAACTTCTCTTCCCTCCCTAATTTAGTTCGCCTTGATTTGTCGTTTAACGGCCTTAGTGGTCCAATCCCTCCTACTCTCGGCCATCTAACTAATCTGAAATATTTGTACCTGCATAATAACAATCTTAGTGGTCCAATCCCTTCTACTCTAGgccatttaactaatttgataTATTTGTTGCTCCGCAACAATCGAATCCATGGTTCCATTCCCCTAGAAATAGGCAATATGGAGAATTTGAGATATATGTCCCTAAAAAATAACAACCTTAGTGGTTATATCCCAGGAGAAATGGGGAATTTGAAGAAGCTGACCCATCTCGTTCTCGAATCTAACAATCTCACTGGCTCAATTCCTACTCAGCTAACCAATTGCCATTCGCTGGAGCGATTGTTATTGAGCAACAACTCCTTTCATGGAAGTGTTCCCTATGAGATCCGACACCTTACTTTCTTGGCCACTATAAACCTTAGTCATAACTTTATTAGTGGAAAAATACCTCTTGATCTATGGGGTTTACCAGTTTTAGTGGTCTTGGATCTTAGCTACAACAATCTTTCTGGCAACGTACCCCTTTCTTTCACTTCTATAACACATATCAACTTGTCATACAATTCTTTGTCTGGTCAAATACCAGACAGTTATCAAAATCATACATCTGACACGTTAATTGGCAACAAGGATTTATGCGGTGATTTCGTGGGTTTCTCTCCTTGCCTTTCACTTTCCCCTCCTTCCCTTTCACATTCCCTAGTCAGTAACAAATCAGTTATACCCAAAGTAAAAATCATTGCACCCATTAGCATTTTCCTTGGATTCTTAGTTCTtgggggtttttgttttttcctgtCTAAACGTGTGGTTAAAAAAACCCAATCTATGTcaacagaaagaaagaatggaAACTTGTTCTCGATATGGAATTATGATGGAAATATTGCATATGAAGACATCATTCAAGCGACCGAGGACTTTGACATTAAGTATTGTATTGGGACAGGTGGTTATGGAAGTGTTTACAAAGCAGAACTACCTGGTGGAAAAGTAGTTGCCTTGAAGAAGCTTCATCGCTTAGAGGCTGAGAATCCAGCTTTTGATAAGAGTTTCAAGAACGAGATAAAGGTGTTAACAGAGATTAGGCATAGAAACATTATAAAGctttatgggttttgtttgcATAAGCGATGTATGTTTTTGGTTTATGAGTACAAGGAAAGGGGAAGTTTGTTTTGTGTCCTAAACGACGAGATTGAAGCTGTGGAATTAGATTGGAGCAAGAGGGTAAACATCATCAAAGACACTGCACACGCCTTATCTTACATGCATCACGAGTGCATCCCAACAATTGTTCATCGAGATATATCAAGTAACAATATTCTATTGAACAATAAACTAGAGGCTTTTGTCTCTGACTTTGGCACTGCTAAATTTCTTGATCCGGATTCTTCCAATCAGACATTAGTTGCAGGCACTTACGGTTACATTGCCCCAG AGTTGGCCTATACCATGAAAGTTACTGAAAAATGCgatgtttatagctttggaGTGATGGCATTGGAAATATTAATGGGAAGATATCCAACGGAACTCCTGACTTCATTATCATCATCGTCTTCTCAAAACGTGATGTTATATGAAATATTAGACCAACGTCTATCACCTCCAAATCATCTAGTTGCACATGATATTTTCCTTGTTGCAACAATAGCATTTGCATGTGTACACACCAAACCAAAGTCTCGGCCTATAATGAAATGCGTGTCTCAAGAATTTCTTTCTCGGAGGAAGCCAATAGCCAAGCCTCTACATGCATATTCACTATGGGAGCTAAGGAACCAAGAGATGTATATGGTTGGATCTGGGGATGAAACTCAATTATGA
- the LOC133859720 gene encoding uncharacterized protein LOC133859720 produces MAKLSLLCCFVVLAAFGFVNGYAKKEEIGFYELKKGDISVNFTNWGATIVSLHLPDKNGKLADVVLGYDSIKEYQTDSSYIGAMVGRVANRIGGAQFTLNGTHYKIVANEGNNTLHGGSRGFSDVVWKVKAHKNEGHAPHIVFCYLSPDGDQGFPGDLFVTVSYTLLGNNQLSVTMKAKALNKPTPVNLAQHTYWNLGGHNSGDILSNEVQIFGSHITVVDSHLIPTGKFASVKGTPYDFLKPYTVGSRIKKLPTGYDINYVIDGGVGHKMKPTAVVHEKKSGRVLELSTNAPGVQFYTGNFLKDVKGKGGFVYQSHAALCLETQAFPDSVNHPNFPSTIVSPGKPYKHYMLFKFSTKPSSD; encoded by the exons ATGGCAAAGTTATCTTTGCTCTGCTGTTTCGTCGTTCTAGCTGCATTTGGGTTTGTCAATGGCTATGCAAAAAAGGAAGAGATTGGGTTCTATGAGCTGAAAAAGGGTGATATCTCCGTGAACTTTACCAACTGGGGTGCAACCATTGTCTCCCTTCATCTCCCTGACAAAAATG GAAAGTTAGCTGATGTTGTTCTTGGGTACGATTCAATCAAGGAGTACCAG ACGGATTCATCATACATTGGTGCTATGGTTGGACGGGTTGCTAACAGAATTGGTGGTGCACAGTTTACTTTGAATGGCACCCATTATAAAATAGTTGCAAATGAAGGAAATAACACACTTCATG GTGGCTCTCGAGGATTTAGCGATGTTGTTTGGAAGGTGAAAGCGCATAAGAATGAAGGTCACGCTCCTCACATTGTTTTCTGCTATCTCAGCCCTGATGGCGACCAAG GATTTCCTGGAGATCTCTTTGTCACTGTCAGCTACACGCTCCTTGGGAACAACCAATTAAGTGTAACAATGAAAGCCAAAGCTCTAAACAAGCCTACTCCAGTGAATCTGGCCCAGCACACATACTGGAACTTAGGTGGCCATAACAGCGGCGATATCCTTTCCAATGAGGTCCAGATATTTGGATCCCACATCACAGTTGTTGATAGCCATCTTATTCCAACTGGAAAATTTGCTTCCGTGAAAGGAACACCCTATGATTTCCTCAAACCCTACACCGTTGGTAGCAGGATCAAAAAGCTACCTACCGGTTATGATATCAACTATGTGATTGATGGTGGGGTTGGGCATAAGATGAAACCGACAGCAGTGGTGCACGAGAAGAAGTCAGGAAGGGTATTGGAGCTGTCAACAAATGCTCCAGGTGTGCAGTTCTATACTGGAAACTTTCTCAAGGATGTGAAGGGAAAAGGTGGATTTGTGTACCAATCACACGCAGCGCTCTGTTTGGAGACTCAAGCATTTCCTGACTCAGTCAACCACCCCAATTTCCCTTCTACGATTGTGAGTCCTGGAAAGCCTTACAAGCATTACATGCTTTTCAAGTTTTCAACTAAACCTTCATCTGATTAG